One segment of Tamlana crocina DNA contains the following:
- a CDS encoding ParB/RepB/Spo0J family partition protein, giving the protein MAKATKKQALGRGLSALLKDPNNEIQSAQDTNADKVIGNIVELDLDFIEVNPFQPRTNFSEESLRELASSVKELGIIQPITVRKVGLNKYQLVSGERRFRASKLLGLETIPAYVRIANDQESLEMALVENIQRQDLDPIEIALSYQRLIDEINLTQEQMSERVGKKRSTITNYLRLLKLDPIIQTGMRDGFISMGHGRALIAVEDQSVQLDIYEKILSNKLSVRETENLIRTYNNSEEIEIPAKKAEKEEMPKFVKKGIAAFSEYFGHKIDVKVSKNGKGKITIPFHSEEDFNRIKKLVQGDSK; this is encoded by the coding sequence ATGGCTAAGGCAACTAAGAAACAGGCTTTGGGTAGAGGTTTGTCGGCGCTATTAAAAGACCCGAATAACGAAATACAATCGGCGCAAGACACTAACGCCGACAAAGTTATTGGCAATATAGTTGAGCTAGATTTAGATTTTATTGAAGTAAACCCCTTCCAGCCACGAACCAATTTTAGCGAGGAATCGCTTCGCGAATTGGCTTCATCGGTAAAGGAACTCGGTATTATCCAGCCCATCACCGTTAGAAAAGTGGGACTGAACAAATACCAATTGGTTTCTGGTGAACGTCGATTTAGAGCTTCAAAATTATTGGGTCTGGAAACCATTCCGGCTTATGTTAGAATTGCGAACGACCAAGAATCTTTGGAAATGGCTTTGGTGGAAAACATCCAACGCCAAGATTTAGACCCGATTGAAATCGCCTTGTCATATCAAAGATTAATTGACGAAATCAACCTAACGCAAGAGCAAATGAGTGAACGCGTGGGCAAAAAACGCTCTACCATCACCAATTATCTGCGTTTGTTGAAATTGGACCCCATCATCCAAACTGGAATGCGTGATGGTTTTATCTCCATGGGTCACGGCCGCGCCTTAATCGCTGTTGAAGACCAAAGTGTTCAATTAGATATTTACGAAAAAATACTTTCGAACAAACTTTCGGTGCGCGAAACCGAAAATTTAATTCGAACTTACAACAATTCAGAAGAAATTGAAATCCCTGCCAAAAAAGCAGAAAAGGAAGAAATGCCAAAATTTGTTAAAAAAGGTATCGCGGCATTTTCTGAATACTTCGGGCACAAAATTGACGTTAAAGTCTCTAAGAACGGTAAAGGCAAAATAACCATTCCGTTCCATTCAGAAGAAGATTTTAATCGTATAAAAAAACTCGTTCAAGGTGATTCCAAATAA
- a CDS encoding four helix bundle protein, which yields MTNDLKSRTKKFAHDCVKLAISLPNTFLGNHIKGQLIRCSTSVAANYRATCLAQSKRSFISKISIVIEEVDESYFWIEFLVDEQIISRENCKSLLNEANQLTRIFISSRKTANLNSKN from the coding sequence ATGACAAATGACCTAAAATCGAGAACAAAAAAGTTCGCCCACGATTGTGTTAAGCTAGCCATATCACTACCAAACACTTTCCTTGGCAATCATATTAAAGGTCAATTGATAAGATGCAGCACCTCTGTTGCGGCAAACTATAGAGCTACTTGTCTTGCTCAATCAAAAAGAAGCTTTATCTCCAAAATAAGCATTGTAATAGAAGAAGTAGATGAAAGTTACTTTTGGATTGAGTTTCTCGTTGATGAACAAATAATATCAAGAGAAAACTGTAAATCTTTGTTAAATGAAGCAAATCAATTAACAAGAATTTTCATTTCATCCAGAAAAACTGCAAATTTGAATTCAAAAAATTAA
- a CDS encoding DUF6122 family protein — protein sequence MLQSLAHYGCHFLLPLAVALLWYKPQWKIAFLIMVAGILIDLDHLLATPIFDPNRCSINFHPLHTYYAMIVYVALLFPKKTRLIGLGLVIHIIADVVDCSFM from the coding sequence ATGCTTCAAAGCCTTGCCCATTACGGCTGTCATTTTTTATTGCCTTTGGCTGTAGCTCTCCTTTGGTACAAACCCCAATGGAAAATAGCTTTTTTAATCATGGTTGCGGGAATTCTAATTGATTTAGACCATCTTTTGGCAACCCCTATTTTCGACCCCAATCGATGCAGCATCAACTTTCATCCGCTTCACACCTATTACGCTATGATTGTATATGTGGCTTTATTGTTTCCGAAGAAAACACGGCTCATTGGGTTGGGCTTGGTTATTCATATAATCGCAGATGTTGTGGATTGCTCGTTTATGTAA
- a CDS encoding WbqC family protein — protein sequence MNILLHPTYFPNIAHFVAMAKAREVTFEMEDNFVKQTYRNRAYIYGANGKLALNIPVVHSQKNRQKYKDVKIFNEENWQSQHWKSLLSAYRTSPFFEFYEDELQPLFTEKAEFILDFNLKCFETICDCLQLDVDIEKTDTFEKEIIGKTDARNLVNAKKEIPQNFEHYTQVFGDKHGFIPNLSILDLLFNEGPNALNYLESQNLNLK from the coding sequence ATGAATATTCTTCTTCACCCCACATATTTCCCAAACATAGCTCATTTTGTCGCTATGGCAAAGGCTCGTGAGGTGACTTTTGAAATGGAAGATAATTTCGTAAAGCAGACCTACCGCAACCGCGCCTATATTTACGGTGCCAACGGGAAATTGGCGCTAAATATTCCTGTGGTGCATTCCCAAAAAAACCGTCAGAAATACAAAGACGTTAAAATTTTTAACGAAGAAAACTGGCAAAGCCAACATTGGAAATCGCTTCTTTCCGCCTACCGTACCTCACCCTTTTTTGAATTTTACGAAGACGAACTTCAACCTTTGTTTACCGAAAAGGCCGAGTTTATTTTAGACTTCAACTTAAAATGTTTTGAAACCATTTGCGATTGCTTGCAATTGGATGTAGACATTGAAAAAACCGACACTTTTGAAAAGGAAATTATCGGCAAAACCGATGCTAGAAATTTGGTGAATGCCAAAAAAGAAATACCCCAAAATTTCGAGCACTACACCCAAGTTTTTGGCGACAAACACGGGTTTATTCCAAATTTAAGTATTTTGGATTTATTATTTAACGAAGGTCCAAATGCTTTGAATTACTTAGAATCCCAGAATCTAAATCTGAAATAA
- the lepB gene encoding signal peptidase I has product MTWSQWFIFILIIQVIHGLGTWKLYIKAGRQAWEAFVPVYNAVVLMKIINRPWWWIFLLFLPIVNLIMFPVIWVETARSFGKNTYLDTFLAVITLGFYNYYLNYAADVTHVKDRSLQPKSGSGEWTSSILFAIVAATIVHTYFIQPFTIPSSSLEKSLLVGDFLFVSKFHYGARVPMTTVAAPMVHDTIPKLGTKSYLFDDHKGSNSWKNKLQLPYLRLPGFEDIERNDIVVFNQPADTLLDMNDFHPDRNYYKPIDKKTNLVKRCVGVAGDTLEIRDGYVYINGKQNELPDRAHLQFSYYVQPKANQFNPKFVKERYDITDGFGIINNQNTYYFSAISDEALAKFKNHPNVVSITPNIKEKGVRDPNIFPHHPDYNWNVDQFGPLYIPEKGKTININLNNLPLYKRAITEYEGNTLEVKGNQILINGEITDQYTFKQNYYWMMGDNRHNSIDARAWGFVPFDHVVGKPVFIWMSWDGASPRWERFFTTVSGEGKATSYLIPFLILLAGWIGFSKWRKHKKGNG; this is encoded by the coding sequence ATGACGTGGTCTCAGTGGTTTATTTTCATTTTAATCATTCAAGTGATTCATGGTTTAGGCACTTGGAAATTATATATTAAAGCCGGCCGACAAGCCTGGGAAGCTTTTGTTCCCGTTTACAATGCGGTGGTTTTAATGAAGATTATTAACCGCCCTTGGTGGTGGATTTTTCTATTGTTTTTGCCCATTGTTAACCTGATTATGTTTCCGGTTATTTGGGTGGAGACTGCCAGAAGTTTTGGAAAAAACACCTATTTAGACACCTTTTTAGCGGTTATTACATTAGGCTTTTACAATTATTATTTGAATTATGCTGCCGATGTTACCCACGTAAAAGACCGTAGCCTACAACCCAAATCGGGTTCTGGAGAGTGGACCAGTTCCATTCTTTTTGCCATTGTGGCCGCCACGATTGTGCATACGTACTTTATTCAGCCGTTTACCATTCCGTCGTCTTCTTTGGAAAAATCATTGTTGGTGGGTGATTTCCTTTTTGTGAGCAAATTCCATTACGGTGCCCGAGTACCCATGACCACCGTTGCTGCACCTATGGTACATGATACCATTCCGAAATTAGGAACAAAATCTTATTTATTCGACGACCACAAAGGCAGCAATTCTTGGAAAAACAAATTACAACTGCCCTATTTGAGGCTACCAGGATTTGAAGATATTGAGCGTAACGACATTGTGGTTTTCAACCAACCCGCCGATACGCTGTTGGATATGAACGATTTTCATCCCGACCGTAATTACTACAAACCTATCGACAAAAAAACCAATTTGGTGAAGCGTTGTGTGGGAGTAGCTGGCGACACTTTGGAAATCCGCGATGGTTATGTTTACATCAACGGAAAGCAAAATGAATTACCAGACCGGGCACATTTACAGTTTAGTTACTACGTGCAACCTAAAGCCAACCAGTTCAATCCTAAGTTTGTAAAGGAGCGTTATGATATTACCGATGGTTTCGGCATCATAAATAACCAAAACACTTACTATTTTTCGGCCATTTCAGATGAAGCTCTAGCGAAATTTAAAAACCATCCGAATGTGGTAAGCATCACACCCAACATCAAAGAAAAAGGTGTTCGCGACCCAAATATTTTTCCGCATCACCCCGATTATAATTGGAATGTAGACCAGTTTGGCCCACTGTACATTCCAGAGAAAGGTAAAACCATAAATATCAACCTCAACAATTTACCGCTTTACAAACGGGCGATTACCGAATACGAAGGCAACACGCTAGAAGTAAAAGGCAACCAAATTTTGATAAATGGCGAAATAACCGACCAATATACTTTTAAACAAAACTACTATTGGATGATGGGCGATAACCGCCACAACTCTATCGATGCTAGGGCTTGGGGCTTTGTACCGTTCGACCACGTAGTTGGAAAACCAGTATTCATTTGGATGAGTTGGGATGGTGCTAGTCCGCGTTGGGAGCGTTTCTTTACTACCGTTAGCGGCGAAGGCAAAGCCACTTCTTATCTCATTCCGTTTTTAATTTTATTAGCGGGATGGATTGGATTTAGCAAGTGGAGAAAACATAAAAAGGGAAATGGTTAA
- a CDS encoding DUF5683 domain-containing protein yields the protein MIPNKFLWAGTFAFLWSLSLLAQDTPPEQEALPEPLVAVDSISKPGVVINPLAPAKAAFLSAILPGLGQAYNKKYWKIPIVYGAIGTGVYFYINNNKEYNRYRDAYKSRLAGFETDEFYFDGQGNKLTTPRISTDRLEDAQKFYRRNKEVSLLVTFGLYALNIIDANVDAHLMQYNVDENLSLAPHYRFNEIDATSNLGLTLNFKF from the coding sequence GTGATTCCAAATAAATTCCTGTGGGCAGGAACATTTGCTTTTTTATGGAGCCTTTCACTACTGGCACAAGATACGCCTCCTGAACAGGAAGCTTTGCCCGAGCCCCTCGTTGCTGTCGATTCTATTTCGAAACCAGGCGTAGTCATCAATCCCCTAGCCCCTGCAAAAGCCGCATTTTTATCGGCCATTTTGCCTGGATTAGGACAAGCTTACAACAAAAAATACTGGAAAATCCCCATTGTTTACGGCGCCATTGGTACGGGCGTGTATTTTTACATTAACAACAACAAAGAATATAACCGCTACCGCGATGCCTACAAAAGCCGATTGGCGGGTTTTGAAACCGACGAATTTTATTTTGACGGACAAGGCAATAAGCTCACCACGCCCAGAATCAGCACCGATAGGCTTGAAGATGCACAAAAATTTTACCGAAGAAACAAGGAAGTTTCTTTGCTAGTTACTTTCGGGCTTTATGCTCTAAACATTATCGACGCCAATGTTGATGCGCATTTAATGCAATATAATGTCGATGAAAACTTATCTTTGGCACCGCATTACCGATTTAACGAAATAGATGCCACCAGTAATTTGGGGCTCACTTTAAACTTTAAATTTTAA
- a CDS encoding rhomboid family intramembrane serine protease codes for MNSFLQNIKYKFANLNVLEKIIAINVVIFVLGLLLKSVMHWFKLPSDFGDAVLQPWSILTYAFLHFDIWHLLFNMLWLYFLGQMFLNLFSPKMALNVYFLGAIFGGLLFMLGYTLLPSFFGGYSTLVGASAAVRALLVFLCAYMPNQEIRFFTFNLKLWYIGAAIVVLDVIGLFGANSGGNLAHLGGALLGYFYAKQLLKGQDIGKGFERIMDTVASWFKPSKKTPLKTVHKNKSKVGGYTKSDFNEFNNQKKIDVILDKISKSGYDSLTAEEKEFLFRAGKK; via the coding sequence ATGAATAGTTTTTTGCAAAACATAAAATACAAGTTTGCCAACCTGAATGTGTTGGAAAAAATTATCGCCATAAACGTGGTAATATTTGTATTGGGCTTATTACTGAAAAGCGTCATGCACTGGTTTAAATTGCCAAGCGACTTCGGTGATGCTGTACTGCAGCCATGGAGTATTTTGACTTATGCGTTTTTGCATTTTGATATTTGGCACTTACTGTTCAACATGTTGTGGTTGTATTTCTTAGGACAGATGTTTCTGAATTTGTTCAGTCCTAAAATGGCACTGAATGTTTATTTTTTAGGAGCTATTTTCGGCGGATTGCTCTTTATGTTGGGCTATACGTTGCTACCTAGTTTTTTTGGTGGTTACTCTACTTTGGTGGGGGCATCGGCGGCCGTTAGGGCACTGCTTGTTTTTCTTTGTGCTTACATGCCCAATCAAGAGATTCGCTTTTTTACCTTCAATTTAAAACTGTGGTACATCGGGGCCGCTATCGTGGTACTGGACGTTATTGGTCTGTTTGGGGCAAATTCCGGTGGAAACCTAGCGCATTTGGGCGGTGCACTTTTGGGCTACTTTTATGCCAAACAACTATTAAAAGGCCAAGATATTGGTAAGGGTTTTGAGCGTATTATGGATACCGTGGCGAGTTGGTTTAAACCCTCAAAAAAAACACCGCTAAAAACCGTTCATAAAAACAAAAGTAAAGTGGGCGGTTATACTAAATCGGATTTTAATGAGTTTAACAATCAAAAGAAAATCGATGTTATTCTTGATAAAATAAGTAAAAGCGGATACGATAGTTTAACCGCCGAGGAAAAGGAATTTTTGTTTAGGGCGGGGAAGAAGTAA
- the dapB gene encoding 4-hydroxy-tetrahydrodipicolinate reductase: MKIALLGYGKMGKTIEQIALNRGHEVVLTVDKDDHDYDITQADVAIDFSIPTVAFNNISNCLNNGVPVVSGTTGWLDKYNDAVALCKENKGAFIYASNYSLGVNIFFELNKTLAKMMSALKQYNVSMEEIHHTQKLDAPSGTAISLAEDIISNNANFNEWKLDENGEAIIPITAKRIAEVPGTHTVKYDSEVDSITIEHVAHTRQGFALGAVIAAEWLADKTGVFTMNDVLGL, translated from the coding sequence ATGAAAATAGCATTACTAGGATACGGAAAAATGGGAAAAACCATTGAACAAATTGCCCTTAATCGTGGGCACGAAGTGGTTTTAACCGTTGATAAAGATGACCATGATTACGATATTACCCAAGCCGATGTAGCCATTGATTTTAGTATCCCGACAGTGGCTTTCAATAATATTTCAAACTGCTTGAACAACGGTGTTCCAGTGGTTTCTGGTACTACCGGCTGGTTGGATAAATACAACGATGCCGTGGCTCTTTGTAAAGAAAACAAAGGTGCTTTTATCTATGCCTCAAACTACAGTTTGGGTGTAAACATCTTTTTTGAGCTGAACAAAACGTTGGCTAAAATGATGAGCGCTTTGAAACAGTACAACGTTTCAATGGAGGAAATTCATCACACTCAAAAACTGGATGCTCCTAGCGGAACGGCTATTTCTTTGGCAGAAGACATCATTTCAAACAATGCTAATTTTAACGAATGGAAACTCGATGAAAACGGAGAGGCCATCATCCCCATAACAGCCAAACGTATAGCCGAAGTACCGGGCACGCACACTGTAAAATACGATAGCGAAGTAGATAGCATCACCATCGAGCATGTAGCGCATACCAGACAAGGTTTTGCCTTAGGCGCGGTTATCGCAGCCGAGTGGCTGGCCGACAAAACGGGTGTTTTCACCATGAACGATGTGCTTGGACTATAA
- a CDS encoding rhomboid family intramembrane serine protease: MMQVSETVKHLIIINVIMFVGTLAIGNGTLFYEWFALYFPKNDAFQPWQILTHMFMHGGFMHIFFNMFALWMFGTPVEQVLGSRRFLFLYISAGLGAVLLQLGYYYFEYIPNYSALLETGMSPENIKQMLTTNKVMAGTSASQVELLKSIYVAFNASMVGASGCIMGVMAAFGMMNPEARLMLIFLPVPIKAKYFIPGIIILDLISGLTGQSFFSPSNTAYMAHVGGALTGFFIMWYWKKNQFNQNRWY; encoded by the coding sequence ATGATGCAAGTTTCAGAAACCGTTAAACATTTAATCATCATTAACGTGATTATGTTTGTGGGGACTCTGGCCATTGGTAACGGAACCTTATTTTACGAATGGTTCGCTTTATATTTTCCAAAAAATGATGCTTTTCAGCCTTGGCAAATTTTAACCCACATGTTTATGCATGGCGGGTTTATGCATATTTTCTTTAATATGTTTGCCCTTTGGATGTTCGGTACGCCTGTGGAGCAGGTGTTGGGCTCTAGACGATTTTTATTTTTATATATCTCGGCCGGCTTGGGTGCCGTGTTGCTGCAACTGGGGTACTATTATTTTGAGTACATACCCAATTATAGTGCGCTGTTGGAAACAGGAATGTCACCCGAAAACATAAAACAAATGCTTACCACAAATAAGGTGATGGCGGGCACTTCGGCAAGTCAGGTGGAGCTGTTAAAATCTATTTACGTTGCTTTCAATGCTTCAATGGTGGGTGCATCGGGTTGTATTATGGGCGTTATGGCTGCTTTTGGAATGATGAACCCCGAGGCGAGATTGATGTTGATATTTTTGCCTGTGCCCATAAAAGCGAAGTATTTTATCCCCGGAATTATTATTTTAGATTTGATTTCAGGACTTACCGGTCAGTCGTTTTTCAGTCCGAGTAATACGGCGTACATGGCACACGTTGGCGGTGCGTTAACCGGGTTTTTCATTATGTGGTATTGGAAAAAGAATCAGTTTAACCAAAACCGTTGGTATTGA
- a CDS encoding endonuclease/exonuclease/phosphatase family protein: MGKLSFLNKIIYWVNVLVALLLLFSFVLPFLPPKTFAILAVVNLGVSLLIILNVLFFLYWLVKIKKQFLLSLTVLVIGYFSFGSLYKFSASKKIEHPNNFRVMNYNVRLFNLYEWIPEKGVETKITDFIKKEAPDVLCLQEYHPHKNIDLSFFNHKFEKLSGNKAKYGQAIFSKFPIVNSGSIEFPNTANNAIFADVVNGKDTIRVYNIHLESLRINTNAESLQKEDSERLLNRVSTSFKMQQSQAELFLKHKAQCPHKMVICGDFNNTAFSYVYRQIKGDLNDAFKEAGNGFGRTYDFKFFPVRIDFILTDEAFAVNGFKTYDQHFSDHYPIRTTLSLK, from the coding sequence ATGGGCAAACTCAGTTTCTTAAATAAAATCATTTATTGGGTAAATGTGCTGGTCGCTTTGCTCTTGCTATTCTCTTTTGTTTTACCGTTTTTGCCTCCAAAAACCTTCGCCATTTTAGCGGTGGTTAATTTAGGTGTGTCGTTGTTGATTATTCTCAACGTACTGTTTTTTTTGTATTGGTTGGTTAAAATTAAAAAGCAGTTTTTACTATCGCTCACGGTGCTGGTTATAGGTTATTTTTCATTTGGTTCGCTATACAAATTTTCGGCTTCCAAAAAAATTGAACATCCCAACAACTTTAGGGTGATGAACTACAATGTGAGGTTGTTTAACCTTTACGAGTGGATTCCCGAAAAAGGAGTGGAGACCAAAATAACCGATTTCATTAAAAAAGAAGCGCCCGATGTGCTGTGTTTACAGGAATACCATCCGCATAAAAATATCGATTTATCGTTCTTCAATCATAAATTTGAAAAACTTTCCGGAAATAAGGCCAAGTATGGACAGGCCATTTTTTCGAAATTCCCCATTGTCAATTCGGGTTCCATTGAATTTCCCAATACAGCAAACAATGCCATTTTTGCCGATGTGGTTAACGGAAAAGATACCATAAGGGTATACAATATCCATTTGGAGTCGTTGCGCATCAATACGAATGCCGAAAGCCTGCAAAAAGAAGATTCCGAACGATTGTTGAACCGCGTGAGTACTTCGTTTAAGATGCAGCAATCTCAAGCCGAATTGTTTTTGAAGCACAAAGCACAGTGCCCCCATAAAATGGTGATTTGTGGCGATTTTAACAACACGGCCTTCTCGTATGTGTATCGACAGATTAAAGGCGATTTAAACGATGCGTTTAAGGAAGCTGGAAATGGTTTCGGACGTACCTACGACTTTAAGTTTTTTCCGGTTCGGATTGATTTTATTTTAACCGATGAAGCTTTCGCCGTAAATGGTTTTAAAACCTACGATCAGCATTTCTCAGATCATTACCCCATTCGAACAACTTTGAGTTTGAAATAA